One Chlorobaculum limnaeum genomic window carries:
- a CDS encoding ABC transporter permease, translating into MTVVGHLLRKEFLQIFRNRGMLPIIFIMPFIQLVILSNAATFDVPEVRFHLQDFDRSALSDRLVKRFTSTGYFKMTGESFQQKSGIDALVAGNSEMVLVIPEDFEHEMMTGGHARIQLLIDAEDGFTAGVIRGYANEIASSFYRDLPALLPQMAGLAEVSPVIDIRSRGWYNPELIYTDYMVPGVLVVLVTLIGLFLSGMNVVREREIGTIDQINVTPIRRWQFITGKLVPFWIIGLGELTVGLIIARIGFHVPMLGNYGVIYLVAAIYMLVVLGMGLLISTITESQQQAMFIAWFFMVIFTLLSGLFTPIESMPHWAQNLTMANPVRHFVDIMRRVMLKGAGIRNITTPLFMLVLQAIILLSFAINRYRKVSA; encoded by the coding sequence CTGACCGTCGTTGGCCACCTGCTTCGCAAGGAGTTCTTGCAGATTTTCCGGAACCGGGGGATGCTACCCATCATCTTCATCATGCCCTTTATACAGCTTGTGATCCTCTCCAACGCCGCAACCTTCGACGTACCGGAGGTGCGGTTTCATCTTCAGGATTTCGACCGCTCGGCCCTCTCCGACCGCCTCGTAAAGCGTTTCACTTCAACGGGTTATTTCAAAATGACAGGGGAGTCGTTCCAGCAGAAAAGCGGCATCGACGCCCTCGTTGCCGGAAACAGCGAGATGGTGCTGGTCATTCCGGAAGATTTCGAACACGAAATGATGACCGGCGGCCACGCGCGAATCCAGCTCCTCATCGACGCCGAAGACGGTTTCACGGCGGGCGTAATTCGCGGTTACGCCAACGAAATCGCCTCCTCGTTCTACCGCGATCTTCCGGCGCTTCTGCCGCAAATGGCTGGTCTGGCAGAGGTTTCGCCCGTGATCGACATCCGGTCGAGGGGCTGGTACAATCCGGAGCTGATCTATACCGATTACATGGTGCCTGGCGTGCTGGTGGTGCTGGTGACACTCATCGGTCTGTTCCTCTCTGGCATGAACGTTGTGCGTGAAAGGGAGATTGGCACCATCGACCAGATAAACGTCACGCCCATAAGGCGCTGGCAGTTCATCACCGGCAAGCTTGTGCCGTTCTGGATCATCGGCCTAGGTGAACTGACCGTCGGCCTCATCATCGCGAGGATCGGATTCCACGTGCCCATGCTCGGCAATTACGGAGTGATCTATCTGGTGGCAGCCATCTATATGCTGGTGGTGCTCGGCATGGGGTTGCTGATCTCCACCATAACAGAAAGCCAGCAGCAGGCCATGTTCATTGCCTGGTTCTTCATGGTGATCTTCACGCTCCTCAGCGGCCTCTTTACGCCTATCGAAAGTATGCCACACTGGGCGCAAAACCTCACGATGGCAAACCCCGTACGCCACTTCGTGGATATCATGCGCCGCGTCATGCTGAAGGGGGCTGGCATAAGAAATATAACGACGCCACTATTCATGCTTGTCTTACAAGCAATAATCCTGCTCTCGTTCGCCATCAACCGCTACAGGAAGGTTTCTGCCTGA
- a CDS encoding NmrA family NAD(P)-binding protein, with amino-acid sequence MQYVIAGSLGHIGKPLATRLSKAGHTVTVISSNAARKQEIEAIGATAAIGTVEDTGFLTETFRGADAIFTMAPPDYSGSDWKAWIAGIGRNYVAAITSAGVKQVVNLSSIGAHMIENCGPVSGLSQVELAMDAMAGVNVRHLRAGYFYTNFLNAIGQIKNQGIITGNYMADLKMVLVHPADIADIAAKALEDESYLGRGFSYIASDEKTPAEIVAMIGKATGRLDLRWIERTDTEEFDDLLAIGLSEETARNYTEMGAAMRSGEMNADYFRSRPVMAGWRSFESFMPDFVAAYKTY; translated from the coding sequence ATGCAATACGTCATTGCCGGCTCATTGGGGCACATCGGCAAACCACTGGCAACCCGATTGAGCAAAGCGGGACACACCGTGACGGTTATCAGCAGCAATGCCGCAAGAAAACAGGAGATCGAGGCGATAGGCGCAACGGCGGCCATCGGCACCGTGGAAGATACCGGATTCTTGACCGAGACGTTCCGCGGCGCAGACGCCATTTTTACCATGGCGCCTCCAGACTACAGCGGCAGCGACTGGAAAGCGTGGATCGCCGGAATCGGAAGGAATTACGTTGCAGCCATCACGTCAGCCGGTGTAAAGCAGGTGGTGAACCTGAGCAGTATCGGCGCACACATGATCGAAAACTGCGGCCCGGTCAGCGGCCTGTCGCAAGTCGAGCTGGCGATGGATGCCATGGCTGGTGTGAATGTCCGCCATCTGCGGGCCGGTTATTTCTACACCAATTTTCTGAACGCCATCGGCCAGATCAAAAATCAGGGCATCATCACCGGCAACTACATGGCTGATTTGAAGATGGTGCTGGTGCATCCGGCGGACATCGCCGACATTGCCGCCAAAGCGCTCGAGGATGAATCGTACCTCGGCAGGGGTTTCAGCTACATCGCCAGCGACGAGAAAACCCCGGCAGAAATCGTCGCCATGATCGGCAAGGCAACCGGAAGGCTCGATCTCAGGTGGATCGAACGCACGGACACGGAGGAGTTCGACGACCTGCTTGCCATTGGCCTGTCCGAAGAGACGGCAAGAAATTACACCGAGATGGGCGCGGCGATGCGTTCTGGCGAAATGAATGCTGACTATTTCCGTAGCCGTCCGGTCATGGCTGGCTGGCGATCGTTTGAATCGTTCATGCCCGATTTCGTGGCGGCGTACAAAACGTACTGA
- a CDS encoding ABC transporter ATP-binding protein yields the protein MSEQVIQTEKLTKRFGSFTAVDEISFSVAAGEIFGFLGANGAGKTTAMKMLTGLLAPTSGSATVAGFDVYRQTESIKRNIGYMSQRFSLYDDLTPRENIRFFGGIYGLGKSEIAEKGERLLDSLDLTEAADTRLAALPLGWKQKLAFSVALLHEPKLVFLDEPTGGVDPVTRRRFWDMIYEAAANGVTVFVTTHYMDEAEYCDRVSIMVDGRIAALDTPDGLKRSFEAMSMNDVFIRLARPAKRGEG from the coding sequence ATGTCTGAGCAGGTCATCCAGACAGAGAAGCTGACGAAGCGTTTCGGGAGTTTCACGGCGGTTGACGAAATTTCGTTCAGCGTAGCGGCTGGCGAAATTTTCGGCTTCCTCGGAGCCAACGGAGCGGGCAAGACCACCGCCATGAAGATGCTCACCGGCCTGCTCGCCCCAACCTCCGGTTCGGCGACCGTCGCCGGATTCGATGTCTATCGCCAGACCGAATCGATCAAGCGCAACATCGGCTACATGAGCCAGCGCTTTTCGCTCTACGACGACCTGACGCCGCGCGAGAACATCCGCTTCTTCGGCGGCATCTACGGCCTCGGCAAATCGGAAATCGCGGAGAAAGGGGAGCGCCTTCTCGATTCGCTCGACCTGACGGAGGCCGCCGACACGCGGCTGGCCGCCCTGCCGCTCGGCTGGAAGCAGAAGCTCGCCTTTTCGGTGGCGCTCCTGCACGAACCAAAGCTGGTCTTTCTCGACGAACCGACCGGCGGCGTCGATCCGGTTACGAGGCGACGCTTCTGGGACATGATCTACGAAGCCGCGGCAAACGGCGTGACGGTGTTCGTCACCACGCACTACATGGACGAAGCCGAGTACTGCGACCGGGTTTCGATCATGGTTGACGGCCGCATCGCCGCGCTCGACACGCCTGACGGCCTGAAACGAAGCTTCGAGGCGATGAGCATGAACGATGTTTTCATCCGCCTCGCAAGGCCAGCCAAAAGGGGGGAAGGATGA
- a CDS encoding ADP-polyphosphate phosphotransferase codes for MKFDLDAFRIQPGKKPNLVKRPTCIEPVYRSKEEYRELLARHVTELSRLQQILYADNRYSLLLIFQAMDAAGKDSAIRHVMSGVNPQGCQVYSFKHPSPTELEHDFLWRSNCGLPERGRIGIFNRSYYEEVLIVRVHPEILERQNIPHDLTHNGKVWEHRYRSIVDHERHLHRNGTRIVKFFLHLSKEEQRKRFLERIDDPDKNWKFSTADIEERKFWDKYMDAYELCLQKTSTTDAPWYAVPADDKKNARLIVSRIVLDTLASLSLKYPESSPERRKELLDIRKRLENPENGK; via the coding sequence ATGAAATTCGATCTCGATGCCTTCAGGATTCAGCCCGGCAAAAAGCCGAACCTCGTGAAGCGGCCAACCTGTATCGAACCGGTTTACCGTTCGAAAGAGGAGTATCGAGAATTGCTCGCCCGGCATGTCACCGAGTTGAGCAGGCTGCAACAAATTCTCTATGCCGATAACCGGTATTCACTGCTGCTCATTTTCCAGGCCATGGACGCCGCTGGCAAGGACAGCGCGATCCGGCATGTCATGTCCGGCGTCAATCCGCAGGGCTGCCAGGTGTACAGTTTCAAACACCCGTCGCCTACGGAGCTCGAACACGACTTCCTGTGGCGCAGCAATTGCGGACTGCCGGAGCGGGGTCGTATCGGCATCTTCAACCGATCCTACTATGAGGAGGTACTCATCGTGCGGGTGCATCCGGAAATTCTCGAAAGACAGAACATCCCGCACGACCTCACCCATAACGGCAAGGTGTGGGAGCATCGCTACCGGTCGATAGTCGATCACGAACGGCATCTGCACCGGAACGGAACCCGTATCGTCAAGTTTTTTCTGCACTTGTCCAAGGAAGAACAGCGCAAGCGCTTTCTCGAACGGATCGACGACCCCGACAAGAACTGGAAGTTCAGCACTGCGGATATCGAAGAGCGGAAATTCTGGGACAAGTATATGGACGCCTATGAGCTGTGCCTCCAGAAAACCAGCACCACGGACGCTCCCTGGTACGCAGTTCCGGCGGACGACAAGAAGAATGCACGGCTGATCGTCTCCCGCATCGTGCTCGACACGCTTGCGAGTCTTTCGCTCAAATACCCCGAAAGCAGCCCGGAACGCCGAAAAGAGCTGCTCGACATCCGCAAACGCCTCGAAAACCCCGAGAACGGAAAGTGA
- a CDS encoding ABC transporter permease, which produces MKRFIGFVRKEFYHIVRDRRTAAILFGMPILQLLLFGYAIRNEISEVRTGILDYSHDHVTRELTDRLFASRTFRYAGSLASEKEIPEAFASGRMNEVVVFEPGFAGRLQKDGIAHMQIVTDGSDPNVSRTVTGYTESVVRDYLADQRDGPAQFAGVEAVPVMMFNPSLKSVYLFVPGLMAMLLMLVSALMTSISITREKESGTMELLLVSSLRPAQIIVGKVVPYLLLSFINVVTVVALAFFVFGVPCRGSVALLFAESLLFIMTALSLGILISTITSSQQVAMMISLAGLLLPTVLLSGFIFPISSMPLPLQVISNIIPARWYLVIVRGIMLKGAGITELWRETLILLVMTLLFMVASVRKFSERLQ; this is translated from the coding sequence ATGAAACGGTTCATCGGATTTGTCCGGAAGGAGTTCTACCACATCGTGCGTGACCGGCGGACGGCGGCCATTCTTTTCGGAATGCCGATCCTGCAATTGCTGCTCTTCGGCTATGCGATCCGCAACGAAATCTCCGAAGTCAGGACAGGCATCCTCGATTACTCGCACGATCACGTCACCAGGGAGCTGACCGACAGGCTCTTTGCCTCCCGAACATTCCGCTACGCCGGAAGCCTCGCGAGCGAAAAGGAGATTCCAGAGGCATTCGCGTCGGGCAGGATGAACGAGGTTGTGGTGTTTGAGCCCGGGTTCGCCGGGCGATTGCAGAAGGATGGCATCGCGCATATGCAGATCGTCACCGACGGCTCCGACCCGAACGTTTCGCGCACGGTGACCGGCTACACCGAATCGGTCGTGCGCGACTACCTCGCCGACCAGAGGGACGGACCTGCGCAGTTTGCGGGCGTCGAAGCGGTGCCGGTCATGATGTTCAATCCGTCGCTCAAGAGCGTCTACCTCTTCGTGCCGGGGCTGATGGCCATGCTTCTGATGCTCGTCTCCGCGCTCATGACCTCGATCAGCATCACGCGCGAAAAGGAGAGCGGCACGATGGAGCTGCTCCTGGTCTCCTCGCTCCGTCCGGCGCAGATCATCGTCGGCAAGGTAGTGCCGTACCTTTTGCTCTCGTTCATCAACGTCGTCACGGTGGTGGCGCTCGCCTTCTTCGTCTTCGGCGTGCCGTGCCGGGGAAGCGTGGCTCTGCTTTTCGCCGAATCGCTGCTCTTCATCATGACCGCCCTGTCGCTCGGCATCCTCATCTCGACCATCACCAGCTCACAGCAGGTCGCCATGATGATCTCACTCGCGGGGCTTTTGCTGCCAACTGTGCTGCTCTCCGGCTTCATCTTCCCGATTTCGAGCATGCCGCTGCCGTTGCAGGTTATCAGCAACATCATTCCGGCCCGCTGGTACCTGGTGATCGTGCGTGGCATCATGCTCAAAGGTGCAGGCATCACCGAGCTCTGGCGGGAGACGCTGATCCTGCTCGTTATGACCCTTCTTTTCATGGTCGCCAGCGTGAGAAAATTCAGCGAGAGATTGCAATGA
- a CDS encoding ABC transporter ATP-binding protein, protein MMQAVAAENLTRKFGVVEALKAVSFSVSEAELFGLIGADGAGKTTLFRILATLLVPDSGKATLLGLDTVAGYREIRTRIGYMPGRFSLYQDLSVEENLNFFATVFGTTVEENYELIRDIYAQLEPFRKRRAGQLSGGMKQKLALSCALVHRPELLLLDEPTTGVDAVSRQEFWQMLRRLKSQGITILVSTPYMDEASLCDRVAFMQEGRILAIDTPQGITNLFTKPLFAVRASDKHRLIAELRSFGHAASVYAFGSSVHFTDRRSDAAPEELAAWLRSRGLGDATVERIEPGIEDTFMALMEERPVEKECGDV, encoded by the coding sequence ATGATGCAGGCGGTCGCGGCAGAAAATCTCACCAGAAAATTCGGTGTGGTCGAGGCGCTGAAGGCGGTGAGCTTTTCGGTTTCGGAGGCCGAACTGTTCGGGCTGATCGGGGCCGACGGGGCGGGGAAGACCACGCTCTTCAGGATTCTCGCCACGCTCCTCGTGCCCGACAGCGGCAAGGCGACGCTGCTTGGCCTCGACACTGTCGCCGGGTATCGCGAAATCCGGACACGCATCGGCTACATGCCGGGGCGCTTTTCGCTCTATCAGGATCTCAGCGTCGAGGAAAATCTCAACTTCTTCGCCACCGTGTTCGGCACCACCGTCGAGGAGAACTACGAGCTGATCCGCGACATCTACGCGCAACTCGAACCGTTCCGCAAGCGCCGCGCCGGGCAGCTCTCCGGCGGCATGAAGCAGAAGCTCGCGCTCTCGTGCGCTCTGGTGCATCGCCCCGAGCTGCTGCTGCTCGACGAGCCGACCACCGGCGTGGACGCCGTGTCGCGCCAGGAGTTCTGGCAGATGCTCCGCCGCCTCAAATCGCAGGGGATCACCATCCTCGTCTCGACGCCCTACATGGACGAAGCCTCGCTCTGCGACCGAGTCGCTTTCATGCAGGAGGGGCGAATTCTCGCCATCGACACGCCGCAGGGCATCACGAACCTGTTCACGAAGCCGCTCTTCGCCGTGCGGGCGAGCGACAAGCATCGGCTCATCGCCGAGCTGCGCTCGTTCGGCCACGCCGCTTCGGTCTACGCTTTCGGCAGTTCGGTGCACTTTACCGACCGCCGCTCCGATGCCGCGCCGGAGGAGCTGGCGGCGTGGCTCCGCTCGCGGGGATTGGGCGACGCGACGGTCGAGCGAATCGAGCCAGGCATCGAGGATACCTTCATGGCGCTGATGGAGGAACGACCGGTGGAGAAGGAGTGCGGCGATGTCTGA
- a CDS encoding PEP-CTERM sorting domain-containing protein produces the protein MKKRTVLLMALASMCFTSKHILADSLINIQFGYGDFLYKGGGAANNDTGRWWNLIDEYDYTGVTLQYSDGNDSPVTFDFHLTGEQVGISRSYSAFEPDDPDQQSLMLGYATNAPSDPSEPSNATMTLYGLSPGFYEIYIYSQAEMNTDSELYATATTSGQVYSIEMGTDGTAEQLGVNNNWMKATVAITDGTLTMSVVPGTVGIWNGFQIQPVPEPNSVILLGIGGLVLFGRLKQKTKGDCTSNT, from the coding sequence ATGAAAAAACGGACCGTATTACTGATGGCACTTGCTTCGATGTGTTTTACAAGTAAACATATCTTGGCTGATTCATTGATTAATATCCAGTTTGGTTATGGTGATTTTTTATATAAAGGCGGCGGAGCAGCTAATAACGATACCGGTAGATGGTGGAATCTGATTGATGAATATGACTATACAGGTGTGACGCTTCAATATTCAGATGGAAATGATAGCCCAGTAACCTTTGATTTCCATCTGACTGGCGAGCAAGTTGGCATTTCGCGATCATACTCAGCGTTCGAGCCAGACGACCCGGATCAACAGAGTTTGATGTTGGGATATGCGACGAATGCTCCTTCCGACCCATCGGAGCCAAGCAATGCCACCATGACGCTGTATGGGCTATCGCCAGGTTTTTATGAAATTTACATATATTCTCAAGCAGAAATGAACACTGACAGTGAGCTTTATGCGACAGCAACAACATCAGGTCAGGTTTATAGTATTGAAATGGGTACGGATGGAACTGCTGAGCAATTAGGGGTGAATAATAACTGGATGAAGGCTACTGTTGCGATTACCGATGGGACTCTTACCATGAGTGTCGTTCCTGGTACGGTGGGGATTTGGAATGGTTTTCAGATACAGCCAGTGCCTGAACCTAACAGTGTCATCCTGTTAGGGATTGGAGGACTTGTCCTATTTGGACGTTTAAAGCAAAAGACAAAAGGAGATTGTACTTCCAACACTTGA
- a CDS encoding phosphate acetyltransferase — protein sequence MSDRNHAFASDEPPEIQIHPHDCYHAVIEQCAALPPLVTAVVHPVDAHVLAAVSDAVLEMLITPILVGPVARIEKAAAEAGIDLSNWRLIDAPHSHAAAEKAVELAASGQVKAIMKGSLHTDELLGPIVAHGSGLRTGRRLSHAYVMDTAGYHKWLIVTDAVVNISPDLCTKADICRNAVDAWVALTGESRLPKIAVLAAVEVVNPAMQATLDAAALCKMAERGQITGCIIDGPLAFDNAISQEAAKEKRIVSQVAGDADILLAPDIEAGNILAKQLTFISHADAAGVVMGAKVPVILTSRADNLRTRVLSCALAVHVQNARQEGRIK from the coding sequence ATGAGCGATCGAAACCACGCTTTTGCCAGCGACGAACCGCCGGAAATCCAGATTCATCCGCATGACTGCTACCACGCCGTCATCGAACAATGCGCCGCGCTGCCGCCGCTCGTAACCGCCGTCGTGCATCCGGTTGACGCGCATGTGCTGGCCGCCGTGTCGGATGCCGTGCTGGAAATGCTGATTACGCCGATCCTCGTCGGTCCAGTCGCTCGCATCGAAAAAGCTGCCGCCGAGGCCGGAATCGACCTGTCGAACTGGCGGCTGATCGACGCGCCGCACAGCCACGCCGCCGCCGAAAAGGCGGTCGAGCTGGCGGCTTCGGGCCAGGTCAAGGCGATCATGAAAGGCTCGCTGCACACCGACGAACTGCTCGGGCCGATTGTCGCCCACGGTTCTGGCTTGCGCACCGGGCGGAGGCTGTCGCACGCTTACGTGATGGATACGGCCGGATACCACAAATGGCTCATCGTCACCGATGCGGTGGTAAACATTTCGCCCGATCTGTGTACGAAGGCGGACATCTGCCGGAACGCGGTCGATGCCTGGGTTGCGCTGACAGGGGAGTCTCGCCTGCCGAAAATCGCCGTGCTGGCCGCCGTGGAGGTGGTCAATCCCGCCATGCAGGCCACGCTCGACGCGGCGGCACTCTGTAAAATGGCCGAACGCGGCCAGATCACGGGATGCATCATCGACGGCCCGCTTGCCTTCGACAACGCCATCAGTCAGGAGGCCGCAAAGGAGAAGCGCATCGTTTCGCAGGTTGCGGGCGACGCGGACATTCTGCTCGCGCCGGATATCGAGGCGGGCAACATCCTCGCCAAGCAGCTCACCTTCATCAGCCACGCCGACGCGGCGGGCGTCGTCATGGGCGCGAAGGTGCCGGTCATCCTCACCAGCCGCGCGGACAATCTGCGGACAAGAGTCCTCTCCTGCGCGCTCGCCGTGCATGTCCAGAATGCGAGGCAAGAGGGGCGGATAAAATAG